A window of Mucilaginibacter paludis DSM 18603 contains these coding sequences:
- a CDS encoding beta-galactosidase, which yields MKIALVIAVLCSCIFIANAQTLYVGTNYHPHDDKDPEKIKKDIMLMKAAGFKVVRMGHLAWDSYEPAEGKFDFQWFDAVMDMMDKAGIKVILDIAIRPAPIWLHHKYPSIDVTSPGGNAQYPNHRYMDDVGDPMYQKYAVRYADTLTKHYAKHPALLAFGIDNESGDGPISYSETVRKRFVLWLEKKYSTLDNFNKAWATQRWSRRINQFDEVGLPVTGEKNGAPEKILDFRRFISDEVNQILFKVLDRVNTNAPGVLTNTNAWYFSALRYFDYSEIAYSGKMAREGCGFYPGNSLTTNWGVMNSAFVIARSQFESANPFWCSEFTTMTAVPNSIRKSAYATLMYGNQMVCGWTWQSMWAGEEQYLEGMLDWDGIPNRKYDEYKKIAAEFKKIEKFFPYKLNAEVGLAFSFPSQIASSSFPEAQDQQLQACWNLFYYRNMDTRVVEISKSSLNYKLLFVPGVTVMDETTANKIRDFVKNGGTVVMTSNSAVVDETGKVFASTHPGRLNDVFGIRVAGYEETEALNEISREGLKGKKMKLNYKGKAIEAESARLDIIEPKGAQVLANITSLDKDYPIITSNKYGKGRAIYIGLPASDGLLNPLVDDLINELGIKKGPQVPHGVMARQIDKNHFLYLNVTGQSKEIPVNGKSQSILFDKSYTGNFTIAPYEPEFIEVK from the coding sequence ATGAAGATAGCTTTAGTAATAGCGGTTTTATGCAGTTGTATTTTTATCGCCAATGCTCAAACTTTATACGTGGGCACCAATTATCATCCGCATGATGATAAAGATCCGGAGAAAATAAAAAAGGATATTATGCTGATGAAAGCCGCCGGATTTAAGGTGGTGCGCATGGGCCATTTAGCCTGGGACAGTTATGAACCTGCTGAAGGCAAGTTCGATTTTCAATGGTTTGATGCCGTAATGGACATGATGGATAAGGCGGGGATTAAAGTGATTCTGGATATTGCTATCCGCCCGGCACCTATTTGGCTTCACCATAAATATCCCTCAATTGATGTAACCAGCCCTGGCGGCAACGCGCAATACCCTAACCATCGCTATATGGATGATGTAGGCGATCCGATGTATCAAAAATATGCGGTGCGCTACGCGGATACGTTGACCAAACATTATGCTAAACATCCGGCCCTTTTAGCTTTTGGTATTGATAATGAATCGGGCGACGGCCCTATTTCCTATTCGGAAACGGTGAGAAAAAGGTTTGTGCTTTGGCTGGAAAAAAAGTACTCAACCCTTGATAATTTTAACAAGGCCTGGGCTACACAACGTTGGTCGAGGCGGATTAACCAGTTTGATGAGGTTGGCCTGCCCGTAACCGGCGAAAAAAACGGCGCACCGGAGAAAATATTAGATTTCAGGCGTTTTATTTCCGATGAAGTGAACCAGATTTTATTCAAGGTGCTCGACAGGGTGAATACCAATGCCCCCGGTGTATTGACCAATACCAATGCCTGGTACTTCAGCGCGCTGCGGTATTTTGATTATTCTGAAATTGCCTATTCCGGAAAAATGGCCCGCGAGGGTTGCGGCTTTTATCCCGGCAACTCATTAACCACCAATTGGGGGGTAATGAATTCGGCATTTGTAATTGCCCGCAGCCAGTTTGAAAGTGCCAACCCTTTTTGGTGCAGTGAGTTTACTACCATGACTGCTGTACCCAATTCCATCCGTAAATCGGCTTATGCCACGCTGATGTACGGTAACCAAATGGTTTGCGGCTGGACCTGGCAAAGTATGTGGGCGGGCGAAGAGCAATACCTGGAAGGGATGCTCGATTGGGACGGGATACCTAATCGTAAATACGATGAATACAAAAAGATAGCTGCGGAGTTTAAAAAGATTGAAAAATTCTTCCCTTACAAGCTCAATGCAGAGGTCGGTTTGGCATTCTCTTTCCCCAGTCAGATAGCCAGCAGCTCTTTCCCCGAAGCGCAGGACCAACAACTACAAGCCTGCTGGAATTTGTTCTATTACCGCAATATGGATACCCGAGTGGTCGAGATCAGCAAAAGCTCATTAAACTATAAATTACTTTTTGTGCCCGGTGTAACCGTAATGGACGAAACAACGGCCAATAAAATCCGGGATTTTGTAAAAAATGGCGGTACCGTTGTGATGACGAGTAATTCGGCCGTGGTTGACGAAACCGGGAAAGTATTTGCATCCACCCACCCCGGGCGTTTAAACGATGTATTTGGCATACGGGTAGCGGGTTATGAGGAAACAGAAGCGCTAAACGAAATATCCCGTGAGGGGCTGAAAGGCAAAAAAATGAAGTTAAACTATAAAGGGAAGGCTATTGAAGCTGAATCAGCACGGTTGGATATCATAGAGCCCAAAGGAGCCCAGGTTCTCGCCAATATCACCAGTTTGGATAAAGATTACCCCATCATAACTTCCAATAAATACGGCAAAGGCAGGGCCATTTATATTGGGTTGCCTGCCAGCGATGGTTTATTGAACCCATTGGTGGACGATCTGATCAATGAATTAGGTATCAAAAAAGGCCCGCAGGTGCCTCATGGCGTTATGGCCAGGCAGATTGACAAGAATCATTTTTTATATCTTAACGTAACAGGACAATCAAAAGAAATACCGGTGAATGGAAAATCGCAGAGTATTCTTTTTGATAAAAGTTATACCGGCAATTTTACTATTGCACCGTATGAGCCGGAGTTTATAGAGGTAAAATAA